A single window of Gossypium arboreum isolate Shixiya-1 chromosome 13, ASM2569848v2, whole genome shotgun sequence DNA harbors:
- the LOC108462950 gene encoding uncharacterized protein LOC108462950 — protein MSLFKTLLLSNQAKVVFKTQNPLHKTFLHSPSFIIRRTLSSSPQEPIKKPLSLLFEEAVGLTEKAGGNESEYQEEKNGIMSELRELEREVRALKENPKPKVQKEEKEKKPKKKVINLVELFGGEKMVEKRRRESGEATVLKDLSPFVKAFVSHLYSKGYFNNANFLVDNKLDFSYFDSKYGRDFIKSAAYKFGKDHQEIAQWLSSKNLKTVALFGCPSLDKNNVFAAKWLRKIFKIQEDTVCSQCMLKDSCRHANKDVWGIAARNLLLVHVMKVIIVYNLDQVPPKLTVPDEVRDSANKLLEEVIKLSRTT, from the exons ATGTCTCTCTTTAAAACTTTATTACTTTCTAACCAAGCCAAAGTTGTCTTCAAAACCCAGAACCCTCTTCACAAAACCTTCCTTCATTCACCGTCCTTCATAATCAGAAGAACCCTTAGTTCCTCTCCCCAGGAACCAATCAAGAAGCCACTTTCTCTGCTATTTGAAGAAGCGGTTGGTTTAACTGAAAAGGCTGGCGGAAACGAAAGCGAATACCAAGAAGAAAAGAATGGGATAATGAGCGAATTAAGGGAATTGGAGAGAGAAGTTAGGGCGTTGAAAGAAAACCCAAAGCCAAAAGTGCAAAAGGAAGAGAAAGAGAAAAAACCCAAGAAGAAAGTTATCAACTTGGTTGAGTTGTTTGGTGGTGAAAAGATGGTGGAAAAACGCAGGAGAGAATCGGGGGAGGCGACAGTTCTGAAGGACCTTTCGCCGTTTGTTAAGGCTTTCGTTAGCCATTTGTATTCAAAAGGCTATTTTAACAACGCTAATTTTTTGGTAGACAACAAGTTGGATTTTAGTTACTTTGATAGTAAATATGGCAGAGATTTTATAAAGTCTGCTGCTTACAAGTTTGGTAAAGATCATCAAGAGATTGCACA GTGGTTGTCAAGCAAAAACTTGAAAACAGTGGCGCTTTTTGGTTGCCCTTCTCTTGATAAAAATAATGTCTTTGCTGCTAAGTGGTTGCGCAAAATCTTTAAAATTCAAGAAGACACT GTATGCAGTCAATGCATGTTAAAAGATTCATGCCGGCATGCTAATAAGGATGTGTGGGGAATTGCTGCCAGGAATTTGCTTCTGGTGCATGTAATGAAGGTTATCATTGTGTATAATTTAGACCAAGTGCCTCC